The Blastocatellia bacterium genome has a window encoding:
- a CDS encoding type II toxin-antitoxin system HicA family toxin produces MGKYPLLKPHEVVAILEKLGFVQVRQRGSHKQYRHPDGRSTTVPFHKGRDISPILLR; encoded by the coding sequence ATGGGTAAGTACCCCCTTCTCAAGCCTCACGAAGTAGTAGCAATCTTGGAAAAACTTGGCTTTGTTCAAGTGCGCCAAAGAGGTTCACACAAGCAGTATCGGCATCCAGATGGTCGGAGTACAACCGTCCCTTTTCACAAAGGACGAGACATTTCACCGATTCT
- a CDS encoding type II toxin-antitoxin system HicB family antitoxin — protein MRIFPAVVEKCPDTGLYIGYVPGFPGAHTQAETLDELQKNLREVIEMLLEDGEPVLEAEFIGTQMVMVA, from the coding sequence ATGAGAATTTTTCCAGCGGTTGTTGAAAAGTGTCCTGATACTGGTTTGTACATTGGCTATGTGCCAGGTTTCCCAGGTGCTCACACGCAAGCAGAAACACTGGATGAACTACAAAAAAACCTCCGCGAAGTCATTGAAATGCTGCTGGAGGATGGTGAGCCAGTGCTGGAAGCCGAATTCATTGGTACACAAATGGTGATGGTTGCCTAA
- a CDS encoding tyrosine-type recombinase/integrase: protein MTKLAAHGDVAHSRSSLGRTKWRLAVAGGLVPLPDALDRKYPNASGEWRWQWMLRQRHPRKNCWRSEQERHHVDESIVQKAFKRAIEKARMASFDSAKLVSLQKAFEQAVEKAGLTKRATCHTLRHSFGMHLIEAGYGTGVVQEFVGHKDVLMTMIYTHVLNRGGKGVRSPVDTL from the coding sequence ATGACGAAACTGGCAGCCCATGGGGATGTTGCACACAGCCGGTCATCGCTTGGGCGGACAAAGTGGCGGCTGGCAGTGGCCGGTGGTTTGGTTCCATTGCCCGATGCACTGGATCGGAAGTATCCAAACGCCTCTGGTGAATGGCGCTGGCAGTGGATGTTGCGGCAGAGGCATCCGCGGAAGAATTGCTGGAGGAGTGAGCAAGAGCGCCATCACGTTGATGAGTCCATCGTGCAAAAGGCGTTCAAGCGGGCAATTGAGAAGGCGCGAATGGCAAGCTTCGATAGCGCGAAGCTCGTATCCTTGCAAAAGGCGTTCGAGCAGGCCGTGGAGAAGGCAGGATTGACAAAAAGGGCAACCTGTCACACACTGAGACATTCATTTGGCATGCATCTGATCGAAGCGGGCTATGGCACCGGGGTGGTGCAAGAGTTTGTCGGCCACAAGGATGTGCTGATGACGATGATCTACACGCACGTGTTGAACCGTGGTGGAAAAGGCGTTCGCAGTCCGGTTGACACGTTGTAA
- a CDS encoding sodium:solute symporter family protein, with product MNLTFGWGVAVVIGLYLLMMVVAGYVARRARRNHSLTDFYLAGKTLGPFVLFLTLYATQYSGNALVGYPGEAYRIGYAWIMSVGFMMAIIVIYLLFAPRLHRLAKQYNYVTPGDWIEHRFGSPALTWFANGLFVITLSNYLLAQLMAMGHVVAGLSGNAVPYWVGVVVLTLTVAMYETMGGMRAVAWTDCVQGLMLLIGLLGMLIAATPGPDHLRVTTEWIMAHQPHKAAVPSLEMCSTWLSTTLLVGFSAAVYPQAIQRIYAARNATTLKRSLSMMVFMPLVTMLVVYLIGILSIPHFASLKGVAADQVMPLLVREWAHQSPWMYVMGALVFTGTLAAIMSTADSVLLSLSSILAKDCLGKTVLKHAPEERLTRIGKYLSWGIVGVLILLALVPRITLWGLTELKMEVLAQVSPMFILSLLWPRLTARAALTGMVVGVGLSLGLAAAGYPKLAGFHAGLIGWVVNLLLCVGLSYLPAMQPRAAAASRSEVQTSG from the coding sequence ATGAACCTTACTTTCGGCTGGGGCGTGGCCGTGGTGATCGGCCTCTACTTACTCATGATGGTGGTAGCCGGCTATGTCGCTCGGCGTGCGCGCCGCAATCACTCGCTGACGGATTTTTATTTGGCGGGAAAAACGCTGGGCCCATTTGTGCTCTTTCTGACGCTCTATGCGACCCAGTACAGTGGCAACGCGCTAGTCGGATATCCGGGCGAAGCCTACCGGATCGGCTACGCCTGGATCATGAGCGTCGGCTTCATGATGGCCATCATCGTCATCTATTTGCTGTTTGCGCCACGCTTGCACCGCCTGGCCAAGCAATACAATTACGTCACACCGGGGGATTGGATTGAGCACCGCTTTGGTTCACCGGCCTTGACGTGGTTCGCCAATGGGTTGTTTGTCATCACGCTCTCCAATTACCTGCTGGCCCAACTGATGGCCATGGGACATGTCGTGGCCGGATTATCAGGCAATGCCGTGCCCTACTGGGTTGGCGTGGTGGTTCTCACATTGACGGTTGCCATGTACGAGACAATGGGCGGCATGCGGGCGGTAGCGTGGACCGATTGTGTGCAAGGCTTGATGCTGCTGATCGGGCTGCTTGGTATGTTAATCGCGGCTACGCCCGGACCAGATCATTTGCGTGTGACCACCGAATGGATTATGGCGCATCAACCACACAAGGCGGCCGTGCCTTCACTTGAAATGTGCAGCACGTGGTTGAGCACGACGTTGCTTGTCGGTTTTTCTGCCGCTGTCTATCCGCAAGCCATTCAGCGCATCTATGCTGCACGCAATGCAACCACGCTGAAACGCTCGCTCAGCATGATGGTCTTCATGCCGCTGGTGACCATGTTGGTGGTTTATTTGATCGGCATCTTGAGCATTCCGCACTTCGCCAGTTTGAAAGGCGTGGCCGCCGATCAAGTCATGCCGCTGCTGGTGCGGGAATGGGCTCATCAGTCGCCGTGGATGTACGTGATGGGCGCGCTTGTTTTCACCGGCACACTCGCTGCAATCATGTCCACTGCCGATTCAGTGCTGCTTAGCTTGTCATCCATCCTTGCCAAGGACTGCCTCGGCAAAACCGTGCTCAAACACGCTCCCGAAGAGCGGCTGACACGAATTGGCAAATACCTATCGTGGGGTATCGTCGGCGTCCTGATCCTGTTGGCACTCGTGCCGCGTATCACTTTGTGGGGCTTGACGGAGCTGAAGATGGAAGTGTTGGCGCAAGTGTCGCCCATGTTCATCCTGAGCTTGCTCTGGCCGCGCTTGACCGCGCGCGCTGCCTTGACCGGCATGGTGGTTGGTGTTGGACTGTCGCTCGGTTTAGCAGCGGCTGGCTATCCAAAATTGGCCGGTTTTCATGCTGGGCTTATTGGCTGGGTCGTCAATCTGCTGTTGTGTGTTGGACTCTCTTATCTGCCGGCGATGCAACCCAGGGCCGCGGCTGCCTCACGCTCGGAAGTTCAAACGTCCGGGTGA